One window of the Marinilactibacillus sp. Marseille-P9653 genome contains the following:
- a CDS encoding DeoR/GlpR family DNA-binding transcription regulator — protein sequence MNARQENIVKYFPTHRTVKNNKLAEEFNFSLETIRRDLMYLEKQNIIIRMHGGAYLNREFVHETDYLYRANLNSVKKKVIAEKAIHFVKENEVISLDVSTTNTQIAIELTQHFKNLTILTNSIVITIELAKRSSFQLILPGGSVRNEELCFVGESSAGFFKQFHMNVFFMSFSGVSLESGFTDYGFGESQLKKAMFKQANRIYGIGDSSKFSIHSLLNVAPLMGEGIITDDALEESTRHDFEVCGVNIF from the coding sequence ATGAACGCAAGACAAGAAAATATCGTTAAATACTTTCCCACTCACCGAACGGTCAAAAACAACAAACTTGCAGAAGAGTTCAATTTTTCACTGGAAACGATCCGTAGAGATCTCATGTACCTTGAGAAACAAAACATCATCATCCGTATGCATGGCGGTGCTTATTTGAATAGAGAATTTGTTCATGAAACAGACTATTTATATCGTGCCAACTTGAATTCTGTTAAAAAGAAAGTCATCGCTGAAAAAGCCATTCATTTTGTGAAAGAGAATGAGGTCATTAGTCTGGATGTTAGTACGACAAATACTCAAATCGCTATTGAACTGACTCAGCATTTTAAAAATCTGACGATTCTGACAAACTCGATTGTAATCACCATTGAACTAGCGAAAAGAAGTTCCTTTCAACTGATTTTGCCAGGAGGTTCCGTTAGAAACGAAGAACTCTGTTTTGTAGGAGAATCTAGTGCGGGGTTTTTCAAGCAATTCCACATGAATGTGTTTTTTATGAGTTTCAGTGGTGTATCCTTGGAATCAGGATTTACAGATTACGGTTTTGGGGAATCACAACTAAAGAAAGCGATGTTCAAGCAAGCGAACCGTATCTACGGAATCGGCGACTCAAGTAAATTTAGTATCCATTCCTTACTGAATGTTGCACCCTTAATGGGGGAGGGTATTATTACGGACGACGCTCTTGAAGAAAGCACCCGTCATGATTTTGAAGTTTGTGGTGTAAATATTTTTTAG
- a CDS encoding HAD family hydrolase, whose product MREHYHKWTIAHPEALIPLTKLKDLFQELKTAGFKIGIATADDLDVTEWTAQYLGVREDIDFLGTSEQFRAKPDVEMLDAFCMSTGLEKHEVIHIGDSVADMEFSQHGHAGIAVLSGAGTRAELSAYTDYIVDSLDDLIPLLRETFKMGR is encoded by the coding sequence TTGCGTGAGCATTACCACAAATGGACGATTGCGCATCCAGAAGCACTGATTCCGCTGACAAAATTAAAAGACCTTTTTCAAGAATTGAAAACAGCAGGTTTCAAGATTGGAATCGCTACGGCAGATGACCTGGATGTAACAGAGTGGACGGCGCAGTATCTTGGGGTTAGAGAGGATATTGACTTTCTAGGGACAAGTGAGCAATTCCGAGCGAAACCGGATGTTGAGATGCTGGATGCATTCTGTATGAGTACGGGACTAGAGAAGCATGAAGTGATTCATATTGGGGATTCTGTAGCGGATATGGAATTTTCCCAGCATGGTCACGCAGGAATCGCGGTTTTGTCAGGAGCGGGAACACGAGCGGAACTTTCGGCTTACACAGATTATATCGTTGATTCGCTAGATGATTTGATTCCGCTGTTACGAGAGACATTCAAAATGGGTCGTTAA
- a CDS encoding DUF6440 family protein, translating into MFGKDKNNAENTTEKRFVVKTTEAVDDLGQYSIVVDQVTGVHYLQTWVGAGSSITPLLDAQGRVVIEHHPNN; encoded by the coding sequence ATGTTTGGAAAAGACAAAAATAATGCAGAAAATACAACTGAAAAACGATTTGTTGTGAAAACGACCGAAGCAGTCGATGATCTAGGACAATATTCTATTGTCGTCGATCAAGTAACCGGCGTACATTATTTACAAACATGGGTAGGGGCTGGGAGTAGTATAACGCCTTTATTGGATGCACAAGGTAGAGTTGTGATAGAGCACCATCCGAACAACTAA
- a CDS encoding class I SAM-dependent methyltransferase, with the protein MLDSTGFDLWAEEYDKTVEVTEENNAYPFAGYKSVLNSIYNEIMKRPNSKVLDIGFGTGTLTEKLYEKGHEISGIDFSAKMIAIAKEKMPSANLMEWDISNGLPEKVTTNQCDFIVSTYALHHLSDKDKVTFIKKLISILKDEGELFIGDVAYQTREALNASRQTYQDSWDEEEFYLVADEITEALKGVASCKFYAKSHCAGVLVIKK; encoded by the coding sequence TTGTTAGATAGCACAGGCTTTGATTTGTGGGCGGAAGAATATGATAAAACAGTAGAAGTAACGGAAGAAAATAATGCGTATCCATTCGCTGGGTATAAAAGTGTCTTGAACAGTATTTACAACGAGATCATGAAGCGTCCAAATTCGAAAGTATTGGATATAGGGTTTGGTACAGGTACGTTGACGGAAAAGTTATACGAAAAAGGCCATGAAATAAGCGGAATTGATTTTTCAGCTAAAATGATTGCTATTGCAAAAGAGAAAATGCCCTCAGCCAACCTAATGGAGTGGGATATTTCTAATGGATTACCTGAAAAGGTCACGACAAATCAGTGTGACTTTATCGTCAGTACATATGCACTCCACCATTTATCTGATAAAGATAAAGTGACCTTTATTAAAAAGTTGATCAGTATACTGAAAGATGAAGGTGAACTGTTTATTGGAGACGTTGCTTATCAAACAAGAGAAGCGTTAAATGCGTCCAGGCAAACTTATCAGGATTCTTGGGATGAGGAGGAATTTTACCTAGTTGCCGATGAAATTACAGAAGCTTTGAAAGGTGTGGCTAGTTGTAAATTTTACGCTAAATCCCACTGTGCTGGAGTGTTAGTTATTAAAAAATGA
- a CDS encoding lactate oxidase, giving the protein MSIENQENYQAPTEIKDLDIVNTYELEEAAKEVVPKGGYGYISGGSGDEFTKKQNIESFNHKGVLPRVLADVENPDLETTILGHKIRAPFIMAPIAAHGLAHETKEAGTAKGVAEFGTIMSISAYSGATFEEIEKGLNGAPRWFQLYMSKDDELNKLIVDEAKKDGATAIILTADATLSGNRETDIRNQFVYPFGMPIVSRYLTGSGENMSLNNIYAQSKQKISPKDVEFLASYSELPIIVKGIQTPEDALIAIRAGAAGIWVSNHGGRQLDGAPGSFDTLKGIAKAVGGEVPVIFDSGVRRGEHIFKAIASGADIVALGRPMLYGLALGGWKGVRSVLEYFETDLRRVMQLAGTQTVEDIKRAKLYDFKK; this is encoded by the coding sequence ATGTCAATAGAAAATCAAGAAAACTATCAAGCACCAACAGAAATTAAAGATTTGGATATCGTGAACACGTATGAATTGGAAGAAGCTGCCAAAGAAGTTGTACCTAAAGGTGGGTACGGGTATATTTCTGGAGGGTCCGGAGATGAGTTTACAAAGAAACAGAATATTGAATCGTTTAACCACAAAGGGGTCCTGCCACGTGTACTAGCAGATGTTGAGAACCCTGATCTGGAGACAACCATCTTAGGACATAAAATCAGAGCGCCGTTTATTATGGCACCGATCGCAGCACATGGATTAGCGCACGAAACGAAAGAAGCGGGAACAGCAAAAGGTGTTGCCGAATTTGGAACAATTATGTCTATCAGTGCATATTCAGGGGCGACTTTTGAAGAAATTGAAAAAGGTCTAAATGGTGCACCACGCTGGTTCCAGCTGTATATGAGTAAAGACGATGAATTGAACAAATTGATTGTAGATGAAGCAAAAAAAGACGGTGCTACGGCAATTATCCTTACGGCAGATGCGACTTTAAGTGGAAACCGAGAAACCGATATCCGAAATCAGTTTGTTTATCCATTTGGTATGCCCATCGTTTCTCGTTATTTAACGGGTAGTGGAGAAAACATGTCTTTGAATAATATTTACGCACAGTCTAAGCAGAAAATCAGTCCAAAAGATGTGGAGTTTCTAGCGAGTTACTCTGAATTACCCATCATCGTGAAAGGCATTCAAACACCAGAAGATGCTTTAATTGCGATCAGAGCAGGTGCCGCAGGTATCTGGGTATCCAATCACGGAGGCCGTCAGTTAGATGGGGCACCAGGTTCATTCGATACACTTAAAGGCATTGCTAAAGCTGTTGGAGGAGAAGTTCCGGTTATCTTTGATAGTGGTGTTCGCCGTGGAGAACATATTTTTAAAGCAATAGCTAGCGGAGCGGACATTGTCGCGCTCGGTCGTCCCATGCTTTATGGATTAGCACTTGGCGGATGGAAAGGCGTGCGCTCGGTACTCGAATATTTTGAAACAGATTTGAGACGTGTGATGCAACTTGCAGGAACGCAGACAGTAGAAGATATTAAACGTGCGAAATTGTATGATTTCAAGAAATAA
- a CDS encoding DUF308 domain-containing protein encodes MEMLTAIQKALETRGPMILLGVLFLIGGISLIIIGMKIRKQSRSSALVSMILGILVILGALYLLIWTIAFGVNA; translated from the coding sequence ATGGAAATGTTAACAGCGATACAAAAGGCTTTAGAAACCAGAGGACCGATGATTCTACTAGGAGTACTCTTTTTAATTGGTGGAATTTCATTAATAATTATTGGAATGAAAATTCGGAAACAAAGTAGATCTTCAGCTTTGGTAAGTATGATACTAGGGATTTTAGTTATACTTGGCGCACTCTATTTACTGATATGGACAATTGCGTTTGGAGTCAACGCTTAA
- the truA gene encoding tRNA pseudouridine(38-40) synthase TruA, with translation MRNIKMTIEYDGGRYSGWQRLGDSDKTIQGKIENILSEMTGTKIEIVGSGRTDAGTHARGQVANFKTESTMDLQTMQAHLIRYLPQDIIVKELKEVPERFHSRYHASGKQYSYYIWNQVVPSAFERNYSFHYPEQLDLDKMKSACEKLLGEHDFIGFSALKKTKKSTIRTIDEITIQREGGLLHFTFVGEGFLHKMVRIIMGTLLEIGTGDLEPESIDEIFESGIRSHAGITVPSQGLFLDEVYYK, from the coding sequence ATGAGAAATATTAAAATGACCATTGAGTATGATGGTGGCCGCTATTCAGGTTGGCAAAGACTGGGTGATTCAGATAAGACCATCCAAGGCAAGATTGAAAACATCCTTTCAGAAATGACAGGAACAAAAATTGAAATTGTAGGATCAGGGCGTACGGATGCTGGAACACATGCTAGAGGACAAGTGGCTAATTTCAAGACAGAGTCGACGATGGATCTTCAAACCATGCAAGCGCATCTGATTCGTTACCTTCCGCAAGACATTATCGTTAAGGAATTAAAAGAAGTCCCTGAACGATTCCATTCTCGCTATCACGCTAGCGGGAAACAATATAGCTACTATATTTGGAATCAGGTCGTGCCTTCTGCATTTGAGCGTAACTATAGCTTTCACTATCCTGAGCAATTAGACCTAGATAAGATGAAGTCTGCTTGCGAGAAATTACTTGGAGAACATGACTTTATTGGCTTTTCCGCACTCAAAAAAACGAAAAAATCGACCATTCGAACGATAGACGAAATTACGATTCAAAGAGAAGGGGGTCTTTTGCATTTCACTTTTGTAGGTGAAGGCTTTCTGCATAAAATGGTGCGCATCATCATGGGCACTTTGCTAGAAATCGGTACAGGAGACTTGGAACCTGAAAGTATCGACGAAATCTTTGAAAGTGGCATTAGAAGCCATGCCGGAATAACCGTTCCTTCTCAGGGATTGTTTTTGGACGAAGTGTATTACAAATAA
- a CDS encoding acyltransferase family protein, with amino-acid sequence MQFIFSVLVILLHSNRVFYNDVFHFTQKSIFSRLAVPFFLICSASFYKRKARKEGYFKRSIVQYIWWSFFYLPLGYGYFMELALPMIAAPLAVIVGMIYSGVWYHLWYIPAYLFGVFLVNKLKQYFSMRIVLMISLALYITGSIETYSGYLQNTILLEGYQLYRTVFLTSRNGLFYVPVFVCAGYIIASEEQKGLFSEYFYKRKLCLSLVLLCLEGSIIYFNQGIDKNFMLSFIPVTLFLFIWAKNTSIWMHKNLHILKQLSIYYFFIHPIFIELANLFSKDLSEKIGVHSGWVVFLSTLAATHLTSLVLIKFNLVERISWFSNTRFTEKNKSYLKQSQIEIE; translated from the coding sequence ATGCAATTTATTTTTTCGGTTTTAGTCATTTTATTGCATTCCAATAGAGTCTTTTATAACGATGTTTTTCACTTCACCCAAAAGAGTATATTCAGTAGATTAGCTGTTCCATTCTTTTTGATTTGTTCGGCATCTTTTTACAAGCGGAAGGCTCGAAAAGAAGGGTATTTCAAGAGGTCAATCGTTCAATATATCTGGTGGAGTTTTTTTTACTTACCTTTAGGTTATGGTTATTTTATGGAGTTGGCTTTGCCGATGATTGCGGCGCCACTAGCGGTCATTGTGGGGATGATCTACTCAGGAGTCTGGTATCACTTGTGGTACATTCCGGCATACTTGTTTGGCGTTTTTTTAGTTAATAAGCTGAAACAGTACTTTAGTATGCGAATTGTTTTAATGATTTCGTTAGCTTTATACATAACCGGTTCGATTGAAACTTATTCTGGGTATCTGCAGAACACTATCCTACTTGAAGGGTATCAACTCTACCGAACAGTCTTTCTAACGAGTCGGAATGGCTTGTTTTATGTTCCGGTCTTTGTTTGCGCAGGATACATTATTGCAAGTGAAGAACAAAAAGGGCTATTCTCTGAATATTTTTATAAGAGAAAATTGTGTTTATCCTTAGTGTTGCTTTGCTTGGAAGGGAGTATCATTTACTTTAATCAAGGGATAGATAAGAACTTTATGCTATCTTTTATACCAGTAACATTGTTTCTATTTATCTGGGCAAAAAACACGTCAATTTGGATGCATAAAAATTTACATATATTAAAACAGCTCAGTATCTATTATTTCTTTATTCATCCGATTTTTATAGAGCTTGCGAACCTCTTTTCAAAAGATTTGAGTGAAAAGATCGGGGTTCATTCAGGCTGGGTCGTCTTTTTGAGTACATTAGCTGCTACTCATCTCACTTCACTTGTACTGATTAAATTCAATTTAGTGGAACGAATCAGTTGGTTTTCAAACACACGATTTACAGAGAAAAACAAAAGTTATTTAAAACAATCACAAATAGAAATAGAGTAA
- a CDS encoding exonuclease SbcCD subunit D, which produces MRILHTADWHIGKIVNEFSMLEDQEYYLNQLVDKVKQLNVDVLIMAGDLYDRAIPPKEAVTLANRIITRLIKEVKIPVLAIAGNHDSNERLEYGAELLETSDLFIEGTLKKTTRKVTINGVNFYLLPFADHVTIRKLLEREDIKDLEDATKVQVELIKAEMNLDEVNILIAHGYIVNQTKDSVEDSESERPLSIGTAEFVDASIFEDFDYVALGHLHKAQKVKWDKVRYSGSPLKYSKSEVPHKKKSWIVEIEKDRLDIEPVEIEPLRDMQVIRGSFNTLMESESKDYVFFELEDKDYVMDAMNQLRRRYPFAMGLEYIGRERSDVDAAKQTQQTLQKKTMVELFEDFYATYNQETLDTRQKSAVEQIMHDVQKGEI; this is translated from the coding sequence ATGAGAATTTTACATACAGCTGACTGGCATATTGGAAAAATCGTGAATGAATTTTCGATGCTAGAAGATCAAGAATATTATTTAAATCAATTAGTAGACAAAGTAAAGCAATTGAACGTTGATGTACTTATTATGGCAGGAGACTTATATGACCGAGCAATTCCACCAAAAGAAGCCGTCACATTAGCTAATAGAATCATCACTCGTTTGATTAAAGAAGTGAAAATCCCTGTTCTAGCGATTGCAGGCAATCATGATAGCAACGAGCGCTTAGAATACGGTGCAGAATTGCTTGAAACGAGTGATCTTTTTATAGAAGGAACACTGAAAAAGACTACTAGAAAAGTAACCATTAATGGGGTGAACTTCTATTTATTGCCATTTGCGGATCACGTAACAATCAGGAAATTACTAGAAAGAGAAGATATCAAAGATCTAGAGGATGCTACAAAAGTGCAAGTGGAATTGATCAAAGCGGAGATGAACTTGGATGAAGTCAATATCCTGATTGCTCATGGTTACATTGTGAATCAGACAAAAGATTCTGTTGAAGATTCAGAATCTGAAAGACCTCTAAGTATAGGAACCGCTGAATTTGTGGATGCCAGTATTTTCGAGGACTTTGATTATGTGGCGCTTGGTCATTTGCATAAAGCTCAGAAAGTGAAATGGGATAAAGTCAGATATAGTGGCTCACCTTTGAAATATTCAAAATCTGAAGTTCCGCATAAAAAGAAAAGTTGGATTGTAGAAATAGAGAAAGATCGATTAGATATTGAGCCCGTTGAAATCGAACCACTGAGAGATATGCAAGTGATTAGAGGCTCTTTTAATACGCTAATGGAAAGTGAATCAAAGGACTATGTGTTTTTTGAGCTGGAAGATAAAGATTATGTAATGGACGCAATGAATCAGTTAAGAAGACGCTATCCTTTCGCGATGGGGCTGGAATATATTGGTCGAGAACGCTCAGATGTAGACGCAGCGAAACAGACCCAGCAAACATTGCAGAAAAAAACGATGGTTGAATTATTTGAAGATTTTTATGCTACGTACAATCAAGAAACATTAGATACCAGACAAAAGTCAGCAGTAGAACAGATTATGCACGATGTACAAAAAGGAGAAATATAA
- a CDS encoding AAA family ATPase: MRPLKLVMNAFGPYKGKVEIDFTQLSQSSLFLVSGPTGAGKTTIFDAIAYALFDQASGDTRQKDTFKSQFAKDTDLSYVELEFELGENRYFIRREPTQIGPGTRSKTKQIQSNVAFHKGNQVTTKVKEANDEIQHIIGLTYDQFRQIVMLPQGSFKKMLESDSGDKEKIFRNIFQTKQIEQFQDRLKAKAKVLSDQYKSNEQAMKQAFSTIEIEENETWTKAIEQFDIKRILEILRETIVEESDELNSAKETIFTFQQALKEQEQILSWLEQKEKNLAEQTILNLKRQSIEQKEVALKQHIEAIKVANAKATLEESLTQLKKQEVRLAELKEQQETLKKQETEQSVKLEAVKVDFDNLKNIREAISKLNEALTIIDQIDEKDQLIEQQNKTIDKNQQTIEELKKQFIKVTKSIEKSEATLDSIEQLRTKIGELKEVMVVSKETLTKLSHRKEQLEQVCTLQQKEQEAIVQCEAAKEKKEQVYLKLVKGKAEYYTNLASTLAEGLVEGEDCPVCGSVHHPNKATTSASTSTKEQVEALELEEKQANTAFVQIETKLDNIQADIISRCEELEIEQSQTKTEYEKAKVDEQNINETVNGFAIELETAEQEVSEEAEMKEQLEALRKQAQSLQTEQQQCQSTIEFTKTRLQEIIEEKERLKDKLSSESKEELKQAVREKEQLIEKTEKEYEQLQNQTHELRSELASTKTAIELTESQLKEIVLRKEKLEKDFEQIKEVSSLGDKFADYVLEESQQVSWSEEVETYKQSVLVNQDRINQLDEHLNQLESLEEKTVYEEAIVDIKTKIQELDQKRDILLTTTSQNQRAEETIKGYYNQSSEVEKEYQLYGMLSDMANGAKQTDYISFERYVLGIYFEEILIAANQRFSQMTNNRYELQRQTEKGKGSGKQGLDMEVFDHYTGKTRSVHTLSGGETFKASLALALGLSDVIQNQNGGVSVDTLFVDEGFGTLDSDSLDMAVQTLLDLHQKGRLIGIISHVDELKTRIPAHIVVEKTATGSTAHIKN; encoded by the coding sequence ATGCGTCCCTTAAAATTAGTCATGAATGCTTTCGGTCCCTATAAAGGGAAAGTAGAAATTGATTTCACACAGTTATCTCAATCATCTCTGTTCCTAGTTAGCGGACCAACTGGAGCTGGTAAAACAACCATTTTTGATGCGATTGCTTATGCGTTATTTGATCAAGCTAGTGGAGATACAAGACAAAAAGATACGTTCAAATCTCAATTTGCCAAGGATACGGATCTCAGTTACGTGGAACTGGAATTTGAATTAGGAGAAAACCGCTATTTTATTCGCCGTGAACCCACTCAAATTGGCCCTGGAACGCGGTCGAAAACAAAACAAATTCAATCCAACGTGGCCTTTCATAAAGGTAATCAAGTGACGACTAAAGTAAAAGAGGCCAATGACGAAATTCAACACATTATTGGCTTAACGTATGATCAGTTCAGACAAATCGTCATGCTCCCACAAGGGTCATTTAAAAAAATGCTGGAATCCGATAGTGGAGACAAAGAGAAAATCTTCCGAAATATCTTTCAGACAAAACAAATCGAACAATTTCAAGACCGATTAAAAGCGAAAGCGAAAGTTCTATCAGATCAGTATAAAAGTAACGAACAAGCAATGAAACAAGCGTTCTCAACGATTGAAATAGAAGAGAATGAAACGTGGACAAAAGCAATTGAGCAGTTTGATATTAAAAGAATTCTAGAAATATTAAGAGAGACGATTGTAGAAGAATCAGACGAATTGAACTCGGCGAAAGAAACCATCTTTACATTCCAACAGGCATTAAAAGAACAGGAACAGATTTTAAGTTGGCTGGAACAGAAAGAAAAGAATCTAGCAGAGCAAACAATTCTCAATTTAAAACGACAAAGTATAGAGCAGAAAGAAGTCGCTTTAAAGCAACATATAGAAGCTATAAAAGTGGCAAATGCTAAAGCAACGCTAGAAGAAAGTTTAACGCAACTCAAGAAACAAGAAGTGAGACTTGCTGAGTTAAAAGAGCAACAAGAGACACTGAAAAAGCAGGAAACAGAGCAGTCGGTGAAACTAGAAGCAGTTAAAGTAGACTTTGATAACCTGAAAAATATCCGAGAAGCCATTTCGAAATTGAATGAAGCGTTAACGATTATTGATCAAATTGATGAGAAAGATCAATTGATCGAACAACAAAACAAGACAATCGATAAAAACCAGCAGACGATAGAAGAGTTGAAAAAGCAGTTCATCAAAGTAACAAAGAGTATTGAAAAAAGTGAAGCGACGTTAGACTCAATAGAACAACTACGCACTAAAATTGGTGAATTAAAAGAAGTTATGGTCGTTTCCAAAGAAACTTTAACTAAACTGAGTCATCGCAAAGAACAGCTCGAGCAGGTTTGTACGCTTCAACAAAAAGAGCAGGAAGCCATCGTTCAGTGCGAAGCAGCTAAAGAAAAAAAGGAACAGGTCTATCTCAAACTAGTTAAAGGAAAAGCTGAGTATTATACGAATTTAGCCAGTACACTTGCAGAAGGCTTGGTTGAAGGAGAAGACTGTCCAGTATGCGGATCAGTTCACCATCCAAACAAAGCAACAACAAGTGCAAGCACTTCAACAAAAGAACAAGTAGAGGCATTAGAATTAGAAGAAAAACAAGCGAATACTGCTTTTGTGCAAATAGAGACTAAATTAGATAATATTCAAGCAGATATTATTAGTCGCTGTGAAGAGCTTGAGATCGAACAGTCGCAAACAAAGACAGAATACGAAAAAGCGAAAGTAGACGAACAAAATATAAATGAAACAGTCAACGGATTTGCAATAGAACTTGAAACAGCAGAGCAAGAGGTTAGTGAAGAAGCAGAAATGAAAGAACAGCTAGAAGCATTACGCAAGCAAGCGCAGTCGCTTCAGACAGAACAGCAACAATGTCAGTCGACAATCGAATTCACGAAGACTAGACTTCAGGAAATAATAGAAGAAAAAGAACGACTAAAAGATAAGCTATCTAGCGAAAGCAAAGAAGAACTAAAACAAGCAGTCAGAGAAAAAGAACAGTTAATTGAAAAAACGGAAAAGGAATATGAACAACTTCAAAATCAAACGCATGAATTGAGAAGTGAGTTAGCTTCAACGAAAACGGCGATCGAATTAACAGAATCTCAACTGAAAGAAATCGTTTTGCGCAAAGAAAAGCTTGAAAAAGATTTTGAGCAAATAAAAGAGGTCAGTAGCTTAGGAGACAAGTTTGCTGACTATGTTTTAGAAGAATCTCAACAAGTATCATGGTCTGAAGAAGTGGAAACATATAAGCAATCGGTACTGGTCAATCAAGATCGAATCAATCAACTAGATGAGCACTTAAACCAACTGGAGTCACTAGAAGAAAAAACAGTTTATGAAGAAGCAATAGTTGACATTAAAACTAAAATTCAGGAATTGGACCAAAAAAGAGATATACTATTAACAACCACTTCGCAAAATCAGCGAGCTGAAGAAACAATCAAAGGTTACTACAATCAGAGTAGTGAAGTAGAAAAAGAGTACCAGCTATATGGTATGTTGTCTGACATGGCGAATGGTGCCAAGCAAACCGATTATATTTCATTTGAACGATACGTTTTAGGCATCTATTTTGAAGAAATCCTGATAGCAGCCAACCAACGATTCAGCCAGATGACTAATAATAGGTATGAGCTTCAAAGACAAACGGAAAAAGGTAAGGGTTCTGGAAAACAAGGACTGGATATGGAAGTGTTTGATCACTATACAGGGAAGACCAGAAGTGTGCATACATTATCTGGAGGCGAAACCTTTAAAGCGTCTCTAGCCTTAGCTCTAGGTCTCAGTGACGTCATACAGAATCAAAATGGCGGAGTCAGTGTAGATACGCTATTTGTTGATGAAGGATTTGGAACACTTGATTCAGATTCACTAGATATGGCTGTTCAAACTTTACTAGACTTACATCAAAAAGGTCGCTTGATTGGAATCATTTCACACGTTGATGAACTGAAAACAAGAATTCCAGCGCACATTGTTGTTGAGAAAACGGCTACAGGGAGTACAGCACACATAAAAAATTAA
- a CDS encoding fructose bisphosphate aldolase, whose protein sequence is MNKEQLERMKSGKGFIAALDQSGGSTPKALEAYGVPETAYSTDDEMFTVVHEMRTRVIKSPSFTSDHILGAILFENTMDRMIDDKYTADYLWEEKGVVPFLKVDKGLAEEVDGVQIMKPMPDLDQLLKRAVDHNVFGTKMRSVIKEANESGIKKVIDQQFEVAQQIFEAGLVPIIEPEVDVYSKDKEAIEEILKAEIKTHLDQLDEQTKVMLKLTIPSKVDTYVEFTEHPNVVRVVALSGGYSREEANEKLSQNKGLIASFSRALSEDLNAEQTTEEFNQHLSDAISSIYEASVSPE, encoded by the coding sequence TTGAATAAAGAACAATTAGAACGAATGAAATCTGGGAAAGGATTTATTGCTGCATTGGACCAAAGTGGTGGTAGTACACCTAAAGCACTTGAAGCCTATGGTGTCCCGGAGACAGCTTATTCCACAGACGACGAGATGTTTACGGTTGTTCATGAAATGAGAACGCGTGTAATCAAGAGTCCCTCATTCACTTCCGACCACATTCTAGGCGCTATCTTATTTGAAAATACGATGGACCGTATGATTGATGATAAATACACGGCAGATTATTTATGGGAAGAAAAAGGTGTAGTGCCATTCCTTAAAGTCGATAAAGGTCTAGCAGAAGAAGTTGATGGCGTTCAAATTATGAAGCCAATGCCTGACTTGGATCAGTTACTCAAAAGAGCGGTAGATCACAACGTATTTGGTACTAAAATGCGTTCAGTAATCAAAGAAGCGAATGAATCAGGAATCAAAAAAGTTATAGACCAACAATTCGAAGTAGCGCAACAGATTTTTGAAGCAGGACTCGTTCCAATCATTGAGCCTGAAGTAGATGTCTACAGTAAAGATAAAGAAGCGATAGAAGAAATTTTGAAAGCTGAAATTAAAACACACTTGGATCAGTTAGATGAACAGACAAAAGTTATGCTCAAACTGACGATTCCAAGTAAAGTGGATACGTACGTTGAATTCACGGAACATCCAAATGTTGTGCGTGTCGTTGCATTATCAGGTGGATACAGTAGAGAAGAAGCAAATGAAAAACTTTCTCAAAACAAAGGATTGATTGCGAGTTTCTCTAGAGCCTTATCTGAAGACTTGAATGCTGAGCAGACAACAGAAGAATTTAATCAACATTTATCGGATGCAATCAGTTCAATCTATGAAGCATCTGTATCACCAGAATAG